In the Streptomyces sp. WMMC940 genome, TCGGCCAGCGCCTGGGCCTGAGACTGGACGAGATCAAGGAGCTCGCGGATGCCTGCGAGCAGGTCCCGGACTGCCCGGTGACCCACGCCGTCGAGTTGTTGCGCGGTCGTATCGCGGCCGTAGAGCGGCAGATGGAGGAACTCACCGGGCTGCGCGCTCGGCTTGTGCACGTCGTCGAGCGGATGGAGTCCCATCGGGACGGCGGCGATCTCATCGCCGATGTCGTTCTTCCCGTCTCCGGAACGGAGAACGCCCGATGAGCACACCCCTGACGCCCCCGGCCCGTGCGCTCCACCGCGCTGGTCTGATCGGGGCGCTGGTGACCTTCGCGTGTGCGGTCGCCTTCCAGATCCTTTCCGCCGTTCACTCGGATGTGCACCTTCAGCCCACTGACGCGCCACTGTCTCCCGACGCCTTCCTGCGGCCCCTCAACGGCAGTCCGGACGCCGTGTTGTTGTGGATGGCCTTCGACACGCTCTTCGTCGTCGCCTACCTGACCACGTTCGCCGCGGCCAGGGCTCTGACCGTCACCCGCCTGCTCGGTACGTTCAGCCTCGCCGCGATGATCGCGGCCGGCGCCCTGGACATGGTGGAGAACGCCGTGCTCGCCGTCCACGCGGCCCAGGCGTCCGTGATGGAGCCGGTCGCCGCGGCGCCGATGACGACCCTGTATGTGATCGCTCAGCTCAAGACGGCCGCGGCGGCCACCGGCATCGCCTTCCTCGCCCTGGCGCTTCCCTGGCGCACCCGGTTGCTGCGCGCGGCGATCGTGGCGGCGGGCGCCTTCGTGCTGGTCACCGTGGCCGGTGTGGCCCGTCCCGAGCAGGCCGCGCTGGAGGCGTTGCCGATCCTGCTGCTCACGGGGTTGCTGGCGGCTGTCTTCGCCCGGCGGCTAAGGGCGTCAGCCGTGGCTCCTGCCGCCGTGGCCGAGGCGGCGTAACCGTACGGAGACGCCGGGCCGTCCATACCGGGCGGCCCGGCTCGTTCTCCTCTCGGCGTCCGGAAGCGGGACGGTGAGCCATCGGCGCAAGGTCCGGTGGCCATGGACTATCGGGTGGCCGGTCTGGGACAGGCCGCCCTCTCGTGATGGCGGTCAGGAGAGCCGGACGGCCCGGCAGGGGCCGCGTCTGGTCGGGCGCCGAGGGTGAATTCGGCGGACCCGTGAGGCTGCCCGTTGATCTGGAGTTCCACGCGGTGAACGCCCAGGTGGTAGCGGCGAGTGCTGAGCTCTCGGAAGGAATGCCGCCGTACGGCCGACCAACGCTCGCCGGCGGCGAGGCTGCGGGTGGTCAGCTTGAAGACCTTCGGGGTGAGAGTGCCGTTCGCCTTGCGGTGGTGGACGACGTAGTCGATGACGAGGGGAAGGGTGCGGGGGCTCGTGTTGGTGACCTCGTAGCCGAAGACGAGATGCTCTCCGATGTGCACCTCGGGTGTGCGGATCTCGGGGCCGACGACCTGAACGGCGACGTCGGGATCGTGGCCGAGGAGTGCCAGGGCATCGGCGTGGCCGTTCTTGACGAGCGTCCGCAGGCCATGGCGGACCAGGGCCGTCGTGGTGGGCGCCGGATCGGTGAGCCAGCGCGCGGCGGTGGCGACGGCCGTGCTCGGGTGGTCCCGGCTGATGTCGTTGAGATGGTTGGCCACCGAGCGTCTGACGTACTCGCTTGTGTCGCGGTACAACGCGTCCAGGACAGGCAGGGTCGGGGTCGGGTCGGCGACGAGGCGGGTCAGCCGCGCCGCCCACGGCAGCCGGGGCCGGGTGCCTTCGCTCGCCAGCCGGCGCACGTGCTCGTCGGGGTGGCGAGTCCACGCCAGGACCGCCGGCAGCGCCCGGGAGAGGTCGTGGCGGAGGAAGGGGCGTACGGCCATCTCCGCGGTCAGCAGCGGGGTGAGCTCGGCGAGCAGGTCCAGCGCGGGCTCGAACACACCGCGTGTCAGGGCGCGTTCGCCGACCGCGGCGTTCACGGGAAAGGTCATCCAACCGGTGAAGGCGGAGTCGCGCAGAGCCGTGCGGACGACCTCCGCGAAGGCCGGGTAGGCGTCGGGCAGATCGGCGAGAACGGCCTCCTTCACCGCGTCGACCCGCTCGCTGAAGGTCAGGCCCTCCAGGAGCGGTCCGCAGTCGTGGATCGCGGTCGCAGGCGCAGCGCCCGCCGCCGCCATGACGGAGGCGAGCCTGTCGGTGGTGTGTGCGTTGATCAGTTCGTCGGCCGTGGGCACGGCAATCCTCTTCGTAGGGCTCCCGGCGGCGGTCGCGCGCCCTCCGGTGAGGTCGGGGCGTGACCGTGCCTCCTCGGTTACGGCCGGGCGCTGTGCAGTATCTGGGCGTGCCGCATCTCGTGGACCTCGCCGATCAGGCTGAAGAACCCCTCGGCGGCCGGATCCCCGGGCATCTCCTGCGCCGCGCGGGCAGCAGCTTCCGGGGAGGCCCAGAGGATGAAGTCGAGCAGGGAGCCGTCCTCGGAGCGGGCGAGGTGCGCGCCGAGGAAGTCGGACCCGTACCGCTCGCGCAGGAGGGCGATCAGACTGGCGCGGTGGGCGGTCAGCTGCTCGGGGTCGGCGCAGGCGAAGCGGACGTACTCGATGGTCGTGCTCATGGGCGTCCTTCCCTGATTGTCTCACGGAATTGTATCGATGAATCCGTGAGAGAAACCTATCACGGATTCGGGGCCGGGAATCCGTGGGTCCGGTAGGTTGATGACATGTCTCTCAAGAACCTGCGCGAGATGCCGTGGATCGGCGAGCGGCCGGTCCTCGACCTGGCCAACACCGTCGTCGTCGGAGCCGGTCACGCGGGTGGCGACGTCGACCTGCTGGCCGACCCGGAGCTGCTGGCGTCCTGGCGGGAGAAGGCGCTCGACCGGGAACTCGCCGACCTGCCCCCGCAGGATCTGACCGAGCTGCGCGGCCCGGTCAGGGCCGCGCTGGACGCGGCGGCGCGGCAGGCGCCGCTGCCGGGGCCGGCGAGGGCACGGCTCAACGCGCTGGCCGCGCGGGCCCCGGTGACGTTCCAGGTCGACGACGCCGGCCACCTCGCGGAGCGGGAAGCCGGCGGGCCGGTCGCGGCGGCGGTCGCCCGGCAGGCGCTCGTGCTGGTCGCCGGGCCGGAGCAGGCGCGGTTGCGACGCTGCCCAGCGCCGAGCTGCGGGATGTTCTTCCTCGCGCGCAGGCGGGATCAGGCGTGGTGCTCGATCGGCTGCGGCAACAGGGCGCGTGCCGCTCGCCGAGGTGGATAGCGCGGGCTGAGCCCGCGCCGGTGCCCGCCCCGCCGCTTCCTCGGCGAGCCGTACCCGGTTCCGTCAGCCGTCGACGAGTGCGCCGGCGGGCCGCTTCATGTGGTTCGGGGAGCTGGGGTGGGCGTGGATCCGTCCCAGGTAGCCGCTGTCGTGGAGGCGGTGGAGGTCACGCTCCAAGGACGGTGCACCCTCCCCTCGTCCGCCGCCGTGCAGTCGGCGGGGCCGAGGGACGTGCCGTTGCGGCGGGTCACCGCCATCAGCTCCCGCCGCAGCAGGCGGAGGCGGAGCAGCTCGCTCGTGAACTCCCCTGGTCCGCAGCGCGTCCCGCACGCCTTGGAGCACCGCTGTGATCGGCGTCGGCTTGATACGCGGCGACACATGGGTCTCCTTGTTCAGCTGCTCGGCGCGCAGAAGGTCCCCCTTTGGTCGTTGATCACGGATTCGATTGTCAAATGCGTGATCACAGGTCAGGCCTGCGCCGTCGGGGCCGGCGCCGCGGGTCGAGGCTTGGGCGACCGGCCGTGCGAACTCCACCAGGGCCGCGGCGATGCCCTTCGGGTCGGCCGCGCGGAGTTCCGCGAGATGTCGCGCACCTCGCGCCCGTGCCGCGCGGTGGCCTCCGTGGGCAGTTGGTCCTTGCCGCCGGGGAAGTGGTCGTGGACGGCACCGAGGGCCGCCCCGACCTGTGCGAGCACATCGGTCACCCCGGGTGAGTAGCTGGGCAGCCCGAACGCCCGCTCCGGCACCTCGTACGAGGTGCCGGAGCGGGCGGGGTTCATGGGGACCGGGGTGGGTGTGACCGGGTGCGGTTCGGCCGTGCCCGGCCGCGCCCATGGTTACAGAGTGCGGGTCAGGTGGTCGGTGAGCAGCCGGGTGAAGCGGGCGGGGTCGGGCAGGTCGCCGCCTTCGGCGAGCAGCGCGCTGCCGTATGTCAGCTCGGCGATCTCCGCCAGTGCGGGGTCGTCGGCATTGGCGTTGTGCGCTGTGCGCAGGGCGGTGATCAGCGGGTGTGCGGGGTTGAGTTCCAGGATCCTCTTGACGGTGGGCAGTTGCTGTCCCATCGCCCGGTACATCTTCTCCAGGGTCGGGGTCATGTCGTGGGCGTCGCCGACGATGCATGCCGCCGAGGTCGTCAGGCGTGACGACAGGCGGACCTGCTTGACCTGCTTGGACAGGGTGGTGGTCAGCCACGGCAGGAGGGCGGCGTAGTCCTGCTCGCGCTGGGCCCTCTCGGCGTCGGTTTCCTGGTCGCCGTCGGCGGACTCGTCGAGGTCGACCTGGCCCTTGGCGATGGACTGCAGTCGGTGGCCTTCGAAGGCCGGGACCCGATCCACCCACACCTCGTCGATGGGGTCGGTGAGGATCAGGACCTCGTACCCCTTGGCGGCGAAGGCTTCCATGTGCGGGGAGTTCTCCACCATCGCGCGAGTCTCGCCGGTCAGGTAGTAGATGGCGTCCTGGCCGTCTTTCATGCGCTCGACGTACTCGCGGAGGGTGGTGGTCCGCTCCGGGTCGTGAGTGGAGGCGGCCGACACCAGCGCAAGCAGTGCCTCGGTGTTGTCCGTGTCCTCGACCAGGCCTTCCTTCAGCGCCCGGCCGAACTGCGTCCAGAGCTTCGTGTAGCGCTCGGTGTCCTTGGACTGCATGTCCTTGATGGCGCCGAGGACCTTCTTGACCAGGCGCCGGCGCACGCCGCGGATCTGGCGGTCGTGTTGGAGGATCTCGCGGGAAACGTTCAGCGACAGGTCGTGGGCGTCCACGACACCCTTGACGAAGCGCAGGTAGTCGGGCATGAGCGCTTCGCAGTCGTCCATGATGAACACCCGTTTGACGTACAGCTGCACGCCGCGCTTGGTCTCGCGGGCGAACAGGTCGAAGGGTGCCTGCGAGGGGATGAACAGCAGCGCCTCGTACTCGAAGGTGCCTTCGGCGCGCATACGGATCGTCTCGGCCGGGGGTAGCCAGTCGTGGCTGATCTGCTGGTAGAACTCGTTGTACTCGTCCTCGGTCACCTCGGTGCGCGGCCGGGCCCACAGCGCCTTCATCGAGTTGAGCGTGTCGACGTCGAGGGCGGTCTCGCCCTCGGTGTCGGTGCGCTCGGTGGCCATCCGGATGGGCCAGCGGATGAAGTCCGAGTACTGCTTGACTATCTGACGGATCTTCGACTCGGACAGGTAGTCGGCGAGCCCGTCCTCGCTGTCGGCGGGCTTGAGGTGCAGGGTGACCGAGGTGCCCACGGGCAGGCCGTCGACGGCCTGGAGGTCGTAGGTGCCCTCGCCGTCGGACTCCCACTGGGTGCCGGAGTCGGTGCCGGCTCGCCGGGTGCGCAGGGTGACCTTGTCGGCAACCATGAACGCCGAGTAGAAGCCGACGCCGAACTGCCCGATCAGGCTCTCGACGGTGGCGGCGTCCTTGGACTCCTTGATCTTCTCCAGCAGTCCGGCGGTGCCGGACTTGGCGATCGTGCCGATCAGCTCCACGAGATCGTCCCGGCTCATGCCGATCCCGTTGTCACGTACGGTCAGTGTGCGGGCGTCCTTGTCGACTTCCAGCGAGATGTGCAGGTCGGTGGTGTCGATCTTGACGAGGCTGGAGTCGGTCAGCGATTCCAGCCGTAGCTTGTCCAGTGCGTCTGAGGCGTTCGAGATCAGCTCGCGCAGGAAGATGTCCTTGTTCGAATAGATCGAGTGAATCACCAGTCGGAGCAACTGGCGTGTCTCGGCCTGGAATTCCAGCGTC is a window encoding:
- the htpG gene encoding molecular chaperone HtpG, producing MGSSVETLEFQAETRQLLRLVIHSIYSNKDIFLRELISNASDALDKLRLESLTDSSLVKIDTTDLHISLEVDKDARTLTVRDNGIGMSRDDLVELIGTIAKSGTAGLLEKIKESKDAATVESLIGQFGVGFYSAFMVADKVTLRTRRAGTDSGTQWESDGEGTYDLQAVDGLPVGTSVTLHLKPADSEDGLADYLSESKIRQIVKQYSDFIRWPIRMATERTDTEGETALDVDTLNSMKALWARPRTEVTEDEYNEFYQQISHDWLPPAETIRMRAEGTFEYEALLFIPSQAPFDLFARETKRGVQLYVKRVFIMDDCEALMPDYLRFVKGVVDAHDLSLNVSREILQHDRQIRGVRRRLVKKVLGAIKDMQSKDTERYTKLWTQFGRALKEGLVEDTDNTEALLALVSAASTHDPERTTTLREYVERMKDGQDAIYYLTGETRAMVENSPHMEAFAAKGYEVLILTDPIDEVWVDRVPAFEGHRLQSIAKGQVDLDESADGDQETDAERAQREQDYAALLPWLTTTLSKQVKQVRLSSRLTTSAACIVGDAHDMTPTLEKMYRAMGQQLPTVKRILELNPAHPLITALRTAHNANADDPALAEIAELTYGSALLAEGGDLPDPARFTRLLTDHLTRTL
- a CDS encoding DNA alkylation repair protein, which encodes MPTADELINAHTTDRLASVMAAAGAAPATAIHDCGPLLEGLTFSERVDAVKEAVLADLPDAYPAFAEVVRTALRDSAFTGWMTFPVNAAVGERALTRGVFEPALDLLAELTPLLTAEMAVRPFLRHDLSRALPAVLAWTRHPDEHVRRLASEGTRPRLPWAARLTRLVADPTPTLPVLDALYRDTSEYVRRSVANHLNDISRDHPSTAVATAARWLTDPAPTTTALVRHGLRTLVKNGHADALALLGHDPDVAVQVVGPEIRTPEVHIGEHLVFGYEVTNTSPRTLPLVIDYVVHHRKANGTLTPKVFKLTTRSLAAGERWSAVRRHSFRELSTRRYHLGVHRVELQINGQPHGSAEFTLGARPDAAPAGPSGSPDRHHERAACPRPATR
- a CDS encoding ABATE domain-containing protein encodes the protein MSLKNLREMPWIGERPVLDLANTVVVGAGHAGGDVDLLADPELLASWREKALDRELADLPPQDLTELRGPVRAALDAAARQAPLPGPARARLNALAARAPVTFQVDDAGHLAEREAGGPVAAAVARQALVLVAGPEQARLRRCPAPSCGMFFLARRRDQAWCSIGCGNRARAARRGG
- a CDS encoding MerR family transcriptional regulator encodes the protein MTTAILPGVSRFSIGALARAGGVSVDAIRFYEREGLLPAAERTVGDHRRYPPEALDRLDFIRVGQRLGLRLDEIKELADACEQVPDCPVTHAVELLRGRIAAVERQMEELTGLRARLVHVVERMESHRDGGDLIADVVLPVSGTENAR